The Candidatus Koribacter versatilis Ellin345 genome has a segment encoding these proteins:
- a CDS encoding TonB family protein: MKTLLCIFLLSLAAIAQNLPDAPSAPKPAPFGKPAPKPAVSSSSVTVNETDALSHILTRPLQIYPALASVNKIEGDVVIEATIDTDGNVASTKVVSGHPALAPTAVAFVKQWLFRPFYSGETRVPAVTQLTVHYSLFASEAERELEKHFQETYWPAWRAGEEALAKQDYATAKQQFEIGRSEASKLGQANWQELANALSRLGSVEYRQKNYSAAEPYLMQAIQIQQNHREADSSEIADAIGNLAQVYLAENNFSKAEPLFLKAVEIYEKRLQDPTSKTQYTNDRRHRVMNLFMLASLNQEMGAGEEALKYCDQAAGDAGQAMAKDEAIIVLRTCETVYRKNLKYSRAREVEGLAQDLEKQAQ; this comes from the coding sequence CCGGATGCACCGTCAGCGCCGAAACCCGCACCATTCGGGAAGCCTGCTCCGAAGCCTGCGGTGTCCTCGAGTTCCGTCACAGTGAATGAGACCGACGCGCTCTCGCACATTTTGACCCGGCCCTTGCAGATCTATCCCGCACTCGCCTCGGTAAATAAAATCGAGGGCGACGTTGTGATTGAAGCGACGATCGACACCGACGGCAATGTCGCCTCGACCAAAGTAGTTTCAGGGCATCCAGCACTGGCGCCAACGGCTGTCGCATTCGTGAAACAGTGGCTCTTCCGGCCCTTCTATTCTGGCGAGACGCGCGTGCCGGCGGTCACACAACTGACGGTCCACTATTCCCTCTTTGCGTCTGAAGCGGAACGCGAGTTAGAAAAACATTTCCAGGAAACATACTGGCCGGCGTGGCGCGCTGGCGAAGAGGCGCTTGCAAAACAAGACTACGCAACCGCGAAACAACAGTTCGAGATCGGTCGCAGCGAGGCTTCTAAGCTAGGCCAGGCAAACTGGCAGGAATTGGCGAATGCGCTGTCGAGACTGGGATCTGTTGAGTACCGCCAGAAGAACTATTCCGCGGCCGAGCCATATTTGATGCAGGCGATCCAGATCCAGCAAAACCACCGCGAAGCCGACTCTTCGGAGATCGCAGACGCAATCGGAAATCTCGCGCAGGTATACCTTGCCGAGAACAACTTCAGCAAGGCGGAGCCGCTGTTCCTCAAAGCAGTTGAGATCTACGAAAAGCGATTACAGGATCCGACTTCGAAGACGCAATACACCAACGACCGCCGTCACCGGGTAATGAATCTCTTCATGCTTGCGTCGCTGAACCAGGAGATGGGTGCGGGCGAAGAGGCCCTGAAGTACTGCGATCAGGCTGCCGGCGATGCCGGCCAGGCAATGGCGAAGGATGAAGCGATCATCGTGCTGCGCACCTGTGAAACCGTGTATCGCAAGAACCTGAAGTACTCGCGTGCTCGGGAAGTCGAAGGGCTCGCGCAAGACCTGGAAAAGCAGGCTCAATAA